The Malus sylvestris chromosome 8, drMalSylv7.2, whole genome shotgun sequence genomic interval AGCAGCAAAAGCAGAGACATAATCCAGTTCTTGATCACCCTGAGCCATGCCCTCAGATAAATTGAACGAGCCCGTTCCTAAGTGCGTCAGTTGAGGAGCTCGGACCATCAGGCGGTATAGCTGCCCAATTGAAACATGGCGGTTCAACCTCAGTTTCTTCAGGGAAGGTGACCTAGCCACTAGCTTCTCCAATGCCTCGAAATTTATGTGGCATTCCACACAATCGAACATCAGAGATTCGAGAAACGTTTGACTCTCCGGAAAACAACATATCCAATCCACCTCATCGTCCATAACTTCGGTTTCGGTCAGATCAAGCACTCTAAGCTGCCTGCagaatacacacacatacacacattaACCCCACTATGCGATTCCCCACTGCAATTTCACATTATCTAGGCACTTCATAGATTCAAATACTTCATATCGAAAAAAGACAAAGCagtttatccaaacaaacccagaaacccgAAATAGATCTAAAAACACTAATCAGATCCAAACAATAATACCCATTAAAGCTTCAACCTTTCTACTCAAACCCCGATTAAAACCCATTTCACGGATCTAACCCATCATTGTTTACACTAATAAAAACTTAATTAAGAAATTGATCTGAAACTAATAACGAAATTTGCAAAGTACCTGCACTTGCTAACGAAGACGGCGAGCCCACTGGTCCCGAACCCATCGCAGCAAACCAGGACGAGCTCCTTGAACCCAGCAAACGACTCAGCCAAGAGGGCAAGATCGTCATCCGTCACGGACATCCGCTTCAGGCAGAGCTTCTCGAGCCACGGGTACGCCTTGGCCATGGAGGACACCCACGGCGCCAAGTGGGCCCCCCAATTGGCCGGCATGAGGTTGAAATCGGCGAACCGGGGCTTGCCCTTGATGGTCAGGGCCCGGACCCGGGTGAACCGGGCCGTGGCCCGGCGGGGAGAGACGGCGTAGCAGTTGCCGATGAAGAGCTCGGATCTGGTGAGGGCCTCTGCGCGGTACCAGGACTTGCAGACCAATGAGGCGGCGCTGCGGTCGCGGCGGGAGGTGAGGAAGCAGAGGACGTTTTCAAGAACATTCTCAAGGACTTGGTCCGGATAGGGGACGGTGTACTCGACGGAGGTGCCGCCGCCGGACACAGAAAGTCCGGAGCAGTTGCGGGACTTGCTGGAGGGGATTGGACCGTCGATGAGATCCAAGGACGGAGATCGGTCGTCATCCTCGGACATTTGGGATGAGGAGGATGAAGGGATTGATGGGTCCTCAACCATAAAAGCCCTTCCTTCtcacttctctctcctctctctctctctctctctctctctctctctctcttaacaATCTCTGAAACTGGGATGGTGATCTGAGTTTTGGGTTTTTGatcaaataaaaatatcaaaaatcgaatcttttttggtgaatttttaaATCAGATCACGTTATGGGGCTCTGATGGAGGAGTGAATTGGATTTGGGGGGTTTGatttgatgagagagagagagagagagagaaggatagAGAGGTGGGTGTGAGGCGATATGCAGAGAAATGGAGATGATGGGTTGGgattaatttaacaattaattGGTCACAGGGGGAGAGTGAACAGTAGGGCTATGGCTATGCTGTCTGTGTCTCAGTGTCTCTCTGAGCATTGGGATTCTCcatgctttctctctcttgtttctctctcttttatCTCTACTATCCATCCCATCCAATGGCTCTCCACACTTCTCCTCCTCCATTATTTGGGGTTTTTGCCCTTTACAATCCTTGTcttttttctctcctt includes:
- the LOC126632283 gene encoding transport inhibitor response 1-like protein, producing the protein MVEDPSIPSSSSSQMSEDDDRSPSLDLIDGPIPSSKSRNCSGLSVSGGGTSVEYTVPYPDQVLENVLENVLCFLTSRRDRSAASLVCKSWYRAEALTRSELFIGNCYAVSPRRATARFTRVRALTIKGKPRFADFNLMPANWGAHLAPWVSSMAKAYPWLEKLCLKRMSVTDDDLALLAESFAGFKELVLVCCDGFGTSGLAVFVSKCRQLRVLDLTETEVMDDEVDWICCFPESQTFLESLMFDCVECHINFEALEKLVARSPSLKKLRLNRHVSIGQLYRLMVRAPQLTHLGTGSFNLSEGMAQGDQELDYVSAFAACKSLVCLSGFREILLDYIPAIYPVCSNLTSLNLSYANITAEQLKPVITQCHKLQSFWVLDSICDEGLKAVAATCKELRELRVFPVNAQEDAEGPVSEVGLEAISEGCRKLRSILYFCQRMTNAAVIAMSKNCSELVVFRLCIMGRRLPDHVTGEPMDEGFGAIVMNCKKLTRLAVSGLLTDRAFSYIGKYGKLVRTLSVAFAGDSDLGLKYVLEGCHKLQKLEIRDSPFGDTALCSGLHHYYNMRFLWMSSCSLTRQGCWAIARELPRLVVEVMKSNEGEEEGENFDTLYMYRSLEGPRDDIPQFVEILRPGI